The proteins below come from a single uncultured Dethiosulfovibrio sp. genomic window:
- a CDS encoding ketoacyl-ACP synthase III produces the protein MNPKEAYIAHISCHLPEKRLTNEDLVREFKAWTTDKIKAKTGIEERRIAEKEPVSELATKVAERLFEETGLDRGEVDMVLLCTETPDYIMPSTACLVHRNLGLRKDCGAFDYNLGCSGYLYGLHMASAMVRSGMADNILLLTGDVLSRYVNPGDKSTRTIFGDGFTASLISSESQSGGIGNFVLGTDGTGCENLIIPAGGAVEPCDESTKEVYTNRYGNSRTKEDLYMNGPEVFSFAVREVPPVVERCLELNGMTMEDVDLFVFHQATEMMLTKLRDVIKIPKDRFIIDIEETGNTVSSTIPMAIRRATEKGRLLPGDKVLICGFGVGYSWGATVIRF, from the coding sequence ATGAACCCCAAAGAGGCGTACATAGCCCATATATCCTGTCACCTGCCGGAGAAGAGGCTGACCAACGAAGATCTGGTCAGAGAGTTTAAGGCCTGGACTACCGACAAAATCAAGGCCAAGACGGGGATAGAGGAGAGAAGGATAGCGGAAAAGGAACCGGTCTCCGAGCTGGCCACCAAGGTGGCGGAGAGGTTATTTGAGGAGACCGGTCTTGACAGGGGAGAGGTAGACATGGTGCTCCTGTGTACCGAGACTCCCGACTACATCATGCCGTCCACCGCATGTTTGGTCCACAGAAATCTGGGCCTTAGAAAGGACTGCGGGGCATTCGACTACAACCTGGGGTGCTCTGGATATCTCTACGGCCTCCACATGGCTTCCGCAATGGTACGCTCCGGTATGGCAGATAATATACTCCTTCTGACCGGAGACGTCCTTAGCCGCTACGTAAACCCAGGAGACAAAAGCACCAGGACTATCTTCGGCGACGGATTTACCGCATCCTTGATATCCAGCGAAAGCCAGTCGGGAGGCATAGGTAACTTTGTCCTCGGAACCGACGGGACGGGCTGTGAAAACCTGATAATACCTGCGGGAGGGGCGGTCGAGCCCTGCGACGAGAGCACGAAAGAGGTGTACACCAACAGATACGGTAACTCTCGGACGAAGGAAGACCTCTATATGAACGGACCGGAGGTGTTCTCCTTCGCAGTGAGGGAGGTTCCTCCGGTCGTAGAGAGATGTCTTGAGCTAAACGGCATGACCATGGAAGATGTCGACCTTTTCGTGTTTCATCAGGCCACGGAGATGATGTTGACAAAACTTCGGGACGTTATAAAGATACCGAAGGATCGATTCATAATAGACATAGAGGAGACCGGAAACACCGTCAGCTCGACGATTCCTATGGCTATCAGAAGGGCCACGGAAAAAGGGAGACTGCTGCCGGGAGACAAAGTACTGATCTGCGGTTTTGGTGTAGGCTATTCCTGGGGCGCCACGGTTATCAGGTTCTAA
- a CDS encoding DUF1846 domain-containing protein, which yields MNRVGFDTEEYLRQQTDAILRRMERFDNKLYIEFGGKLIFDYHAARVLPGFDPNVKMRLLERFKDQVEVIICIYAGDIERKKIRADFGITYDMDVLKLIDDLSERGITIGAVVITRFNDQPAAVMFKNRLEMRGVSVYTHGSTKGYPTDADTIVSPDGYGTNPHIKTERPIVVVTAPGPGSGKLATCLSQLYHEHQRGVRAGYAKFETFPVWNMPLKHPVNVAYEAATADIGDVNLIDHFHLEAYDERTVNYNRDLEAFPLLRRILEKITGESSLYRSPTDMGVNRIFFGITDDQAVRDASCQEVIRRYFRYSCDYQLGSVEREAVQRVGLLMEELEVKPEDRSVVVPAREAAKEGQTKGKGADGIFAGAALELRDCRIVTGKNSNLFHAASSLILNAVKVLAGIPDGIDLLSVNVIESLAYLKKDVLGDKMLGLDLEETMTALSICATTNPVAAEAVEKLRELRGCEVHLSHIPSPGDENAFRKLGVNLTCEPCFASRCLFER from the coding sequence ATGAACAGAGTAGGGTTTGACACGGAGGAGTATCTGAGGCAACAGACCGACGCTATCCTCCGAAGGATGGAGCGTTTCGATAACAAGCTGTATATCGAGTTCGGAGGTAAGTTGATATTCGATTATCATGCCGCAAGGGTGCTGCCTGGGTTTGACCCTAACGTAAAGATGAGGCTTCTCGAGAGGTTCAAGGATCAGGTGGAGGTCATTATCTGCATCTACGCCGGCGACATAGAGAGAAAAAAGATTCGGGCCGACTTCGGCATAACCTACGACATGGACGTCCTGAAACTCATAGACGATCTCTCCGAGAGAGGTATCACCATAGGAGCGGTGGTCATAACTCGGTTCAACGACCAACCTGCGGCGGTTATGTTCAAAAACCGGCTGGAGATGAGAGGGGTATCGGTATATACCCACGGCTCCACCAAGGGCTATCCTACCGATGCCGATACCATAGTTAGTCCCGATGGCTATGGGACCAATCCTCACATAAAGACCGAACGGCCTATAGTGGTGGTCACCGCTCCCGGTCCTGGGAGCGGCAAGCTGGCGACCTGTCTGTCTCAGCTCTATCACGAGCATCAAAGAGGCGTTAGAGCCGGTTACGCCAAATTCGAGACCTTTCCGGTCTGGAATATGCCCCTAAAACATCCGGTTAACGTCGCCTACGAGGCGGCTACCGCTGATATCGGCGATGTAAACCTCATAGATCACTTTCACCTGGAGGCCTACGATGAGAGGACGGTCAACTACAACAGGGACCTTGAGGCGTTCCCACTTCTCAGGAGGATACTGGAGAAGATAACCGGAGAGAGCTCTCTCTATCGGTCTCCTACGGATATGGGTGTGAACAGGATTTTCTTCGGAATAACCGACGACCAGGCCGTAAGGGATGCCTCCTGCCAGGAGGTTATAAGGAGGTACTTTCGCTATTCCTGCGACTATCAGCTAGGTTCGGTTGAGAGGGAAGCGGTTCAAAGGGTAGGGCTGCTTATGGAGGAGTTAGAGGTAAAGCCCGAGGATCGGTCTGTAGTGGTCCCAGCCCGGGAGGCCGCTAAGGAGGGACAGACCAAGGGAAAAGGCGCCGACGGTATCTTCGCTGGGGCCGCTTTGGAGCTAAGGGACTGCCGAATCGTCACCGGCAAAAACTCCAACCTATTTCACGCCGCCTCCAGCCTTATACTGAACGCAGTAAAGGTCCTTGCGGGCATCCCCGATGGTATAGATCTGCTTTCGGTCAACGTAATAGAGTCACTGGCATACCTCAAAAAAGACGTCCTCGGCGACAAGATGTTAGGGCTGGACCTGGAGGAGACCATGACCGCCCTAAGCATCTGTGCAACGACCAACCCGGTAGCGGCGGAGGCGGTGGAGAAACTGAGGGAACTGAGGGGATGCGAGGTCCATCTCTCCCACATCCCCTCTCCTGGCGACGAAAACGCCTTCAGAAAACTGGGGGTCAACCTAACCTGTGAGCCCTGTTTTGCCTCCAGGTGTCTTTTCGAAAGGTAG
- a CDS encoding DUF5320 family protein, with protein MAGRDKTGPLGAGPGTGRGVGGCVPGTYVQGGGRGRGRGRGCGLGFRFGRGMGLGQPFNDEGSLLNRIATLEDKIDSLLEAKKEG; from the coding sequence ATGGCTGGTAGAGATAAAACTGGACCTTTAGGTGCTGGACCTGGAACAGGTAGAGGTGTCGGTGGCTGCGTCCCTGGAACCTACGTCCAGGGTGGAGGAAGAGGCAGAGGCAGAGGCAGAGGTTGCGGCCTTGGTTTCCGCTTCGGTAGAGGGATGGGATTGGGCCAACCGTTTAACGACGAGGGCTCGCTACTGAACAGGATAGCTACTCTGGAGGATAAGATCGATAGCCTGCTAGAGGCAAAGAAAGAGGGCTAA
- a CDS encoding ArsB/NhaD family transporter has protein sequence MSLQIHVIAATAIFVVTYGMIVAEKLNRISVALAGACLMLILGILSQDEAIASVDFNTLTLLVGMMLIVTITKRTGVFQYVAIKAAQLAKGDPWRIMMLFVILTAVSSALLDNVTTVLLVAPVTMVICDVLGLNPVYFLMPEILASNIGGTATLIGDPPNIMIGGATGFGFLDFIEHLAPPSLVILVTVILICRVVYGRHLQVKEEAKKEIMAMDPNLELSDHKLLFKCLLVLGLVMMGFVFHQFLGYESATVALAGAALLMVIADVNPEDVLIEVEWGTIFFFIGLFILVGGLEQVGVIEMLAKKMVSLTSGNLAMTTLIVLWVSAIASAFIDNIPFVATMIPLIKSIGALSSMDIVPLWWALALGACLGGNGSLVGASANVIVAGMVSRTEHPITFGSFFRVGFPVMLLSMVIATIYLWIMYL, from the coding sequence ATGTCCCTCCAGATTCACGTTATAGCGGCTACGGCTATATTCGTCGTGACTTACGGTATGATCGTAGCGGAAAAGCTCAATAGGATCTCCGTCGCACTTGCAGGAGCCTGTTTGATGTTGATCCTCGGTATTCTTTCTCAGGACGAGGCTATCGCATCGGTTGACTTTAACACCTTGACTTTGCTCGTAGGGATGATGCTTATAGTCACGATTACTAAAAGGACAGGTGTCTTTCAGTATGTGGCGATAAAAGCCGCCCAGTTGGCCAAAGGTGACCCATGGCGTATCATGATGCTTTTCGTGATTCTAACCGCCGTATCCTCCGCTCTGTTGGACAACGTAACCACCGTTCTTCTGGTGGCCCCTGTGACTATGGTTATATGCGATGTCCTTGGGTTGAACCCGGTCTATTTCCTTATGCCGGAGATACTGGCCTCCAATATAGGAGGAACCGCTACCTTGATAGGCGATCCTCCTAACATCATGATAGGTGGGGCGACGGGATTTGGGTTTCTCGACTTCATAGAACACCTTGCACCACCGTCGCTGGTGATACTGGTGACGGTGATTTTGATCTGTCGTGTCGTGTACGGCAGGCATCTTCAGGTGAAAGAAGAAGCGAAGAAAGAGATTATGGCCATGGATCCCAACCTGGAGTTGTCGGACCATAAGCTGCTGTTCAAGTGCCTTTTGGTCCTAGGATTGGTGATGATGGGATTCGTGTTCCACCAGTTTCTGGGATATGAATCGGCCACCGTTGCCTTGGCCGGAGCGGCCCTTCTCATGGTTATAGCCGATGTGAACCCCGAAGATGTGCTTATAGAGGTGGAATGGGGTACCATATTCTTTTTCATAGGGCTGTTCATACTGGTCGGAGGGCTGGAACAGGTGGGGGTTATCGAGATGTTGGCAAAGAAGATGGTCTCCCTGACCTCAGGGAACCTGGCCATGACGACATTGATAGTCCTATGGGTTTCGGCCATAGCTTCGGCGTTTATAGATAATATCCCCTTTGTGGCTACTATGATACCTCTGATCAAGAGCATCGGAGCCCTGTCCTCAATGGACATAGTTCCCCTTTGGTGGGCTCTGGCCCTAGGTGCTTGTCTCGGTGGCAACGGAAGTCTCGTTGGAGCCAGTGCGAACGTTATAGTCGCAGGGATGGTCTCCAGGACGGAGCACCCCATTACCTTTGGTAGCTTTTTCCGGGTTGGATTTCCCGTCATGTTGTTGTCCATGGTGATCGCGACGATTTACCTGTGGATAATGTATCTCTAG
- a CDS encoding HD domain-containing phosphohydrolase, with protein sequence MDQFFFDDEESLAVFIDNFPSMVMILDSETGAILGCNHATVFFYGYPREKLLSMSVFDINCLSREEVEGEIRIARERAQNFFRFRHRISSGDVRDVEVYSLPIIFRGRSCMFSMIRDISETVVVARQLEDRTRQLNCLHRLFHLFEGVCDDVELLCRQVELTVKEAMPFKDRCQVIAQVGAGDRRLFEHDSDRFIGYYSVPGRPSVSVEVALPGTVDGGSVFRDQERKLVSMASEWLARYLERVTVVNELKLSKEKTEKYLSMAGAFFLVLDMNGKIIEINEKGSSILGYPRNSLLGRCWFDIAVPSEEKEVVRGYFESLSKGFSDFEENVESLIRVFGGDRRTIKWNNSAIRDHAGEIQEILSIGMDITDQVSAVKKIEKLTFNDPLTGLFNRNYMEKIRDTFFIQENLPIGIVMGDVNGLKLTNDAFGHSSGDALLREAGAMLKGSCREKDVVIRWGGDEFIALFPRTDRGVLSKISKRIDRRFSCSEEKLDQGALAPSLTIGTAVMEDLEDGFEGALKRAEDMMYQRKILAGASWRSSILDSLESILRERTSETADHIVRVTELARSFAYALDMSDDEVGRLELLARLHDVGLIAVPSEILMKEGSLDHSEWAVIKRHPEVGYRIARATSSETSSVADEILAHHERWDGTGYPNGLEGEGIPVLSRILAIADSFDVITHDRPYQKARPLPEALEEIESCSGSQFDPYLVAVFLSMTKLGG encoded by the coding sequence GTGGACCAGTTTTTTTTCGATGACGAAGAGAGTTTGGCTGTTTTTATAGACAATTTCCCCTCTATGGTTATGATTTTAGACTCGGAGACGGGAGCAATCCTCGGTTGCAACCACGCGACTGTCTTCTTCTACGGTTATCCCAGGGAAAAACTTCTGTCTATGTCGGTTTTCGATATAAACTGCCTTTCCAGAGAAGAGGTCGAGGGCGAGATCCGAATCGCCAGAGAGAGAGCTCAGAACTTCTTTCGGTTTCGTCACAGGATATCCTCCGGCGATGTCAGAGATGTGGAGGTTTACTCCCTGCCGATAATCTTCAGAGGTAGGTCCTGTATGTTTTCCATGATAAGGGATATCTCCGAGACCGTTGTGGTCGCCAGGCAGCTGGAGGACAGGACCAGGCAGCTTAACTGCCTTCACCGTCTTTTTCACCTTTTTGAGGGAGTGTGCGACGACGTCGAGCTGCTCTGTCGCCAGGTGGAGTTAACGGTAAAAGAGGCTATGCCCTTCAAGGACCGTTGTCAGGTTATCGCTCAGGTTGGGGCTGGGGATCGAAGGCTGTTTGAGCACGATTCAGACAGGTTCATAGGATATTATTCCGTTCCCGGTAGACCTTCCGTCTCCGTCGAGGTCGCTTTGCCCGGGACCGTCGACGGTGGATCGGTGTTCAGGGATCAGGAGAGAAAGTTGGTCTCCATGGCCTCCGAATGGCTCGCTCGCTACCTTGAGAGAGTGACGGTTGTAAACGAGCTAAAGCTGTCGAAGGAGAAGACGGAAAAGTATCTCTCCATGGCAGGTGCCTTCTTTCTCGTCCTCGATATGAACGGAAAGATAATAGAGATAAACGAGAAGGGGTCGTCCATCCTGGGATACCCTAGAAACAGCCTGCTGGGGAGGTGCTGGTTCGACATCGCCGTCCCCTCGGAGGAAAAAGAGGTTGTCAGAGGCTATTTTGAAAGCCTCTCAAAGGGATTCTCCGATTTTGAGGAAAACGTGGAAAGCCTTATAAGGGTTTTCGGAGGGGACAGGCGGACCATAAAATGGAATAACTCGGCTATAAGGGACCATGCCGGGGAAATTCAGGAAATACTCTCCATAGGGATGGATATAACCGATCAGGTCAGTGCGGTGAAAAAAATCGAAAAGCTTACTTTCAACGATCCTTTGACAGGTTTATTTAATAGAAACTACATGGAAAAAATAAGGGATACCTTTTTCATCCAGGAAAACCTCCCCATAGGCATAGTGATGGGTGACGTCAACGGGCTCAAGCTGACTAACGACGCCTTTGGACATTCTTCAGGAGACGCCCTCCTCAGGGAGGCTGGAGCCATGCTTAAAGGTTCCTGTAGGGAAAAGGACGTGGTTATCCGTTGGGGAGGGGACGAGTTTATAGCCCTTTTTCCCCGGACCGATCGAGGGGTGTTGTCTAAAATATCGAAGAGGATAGACCGGCGTTTTTCCTGTTCCGAGGAAAAGCTCGATCAAGGGGCCTTAGCTCCCAGCCTTACCATAGGGACCGCCGTTATGGAGGATCTAGAGGACGGTTTTGAGGGAGCCCTGAAGCGAGCAGAGGATATGATGTATCAGAGGAAGATCCTTGCAGGGGCCTCATGGAGGTCCTCTATTTTGGATTCGCTGGAAAGCATATTGAGAGAGAGGACCTCCGAAACCGCCGACCATATCGTCAGGGTGACCGAGCTCGCTAGATCTTTCGCCTATGCTCTCGATATGTCCGACGATGAGGTCGGGAGGCTGGAGCTTTTAGCCAGGCTCCACGATGTAGGGTTGATAGCCGTTCCGTCGGAGATATTGATGAAAGAGGGGTCTCTGGATCACTCCGAATGGGCGGTTATCAAAAGGCACCCCGAAGTAGGCTATCGTATAGCCAGAGCCACTTCCTCCGAGACTTCCTCCGTAGCGGACGAGATCCTGGCCCATCACGAAAGATGGGATGGGACCGGATATCCTAACGGATTGGAAGGGGAGGGTATTCCTGTGTTATCCAGAATTTTGGCGATAGCCGATTCTTTCGACGTAATAACCCACGATCGTCCCTATCAAAAGGCCAGACCTCTCCCGGAGGCGTTGGAGGAGATAGAGAGTTGTTCGGGCTCACAGTTCGATCCCTATCTGGTGGCGGTGTTTCTGTCTATGACTAAGTTAGGCGGTTGA
- a CDS encoding proton-conducting transporter membrane subunit — translation MIFRYDTISLTMVFLAIFMTICAMVYRGDRSPVRSAPLWTFCLFACLACLASNWLVFTVFLELSSLALAFSVGEKDRPTARFYLYTQIAGGSLLLMATAMASLSGLPAVGPVPGRALPFFLLGLGVKAAFPGLHFWLPRTHSQAPTEASALLSGYSVKIGIYGLIRLIDGPSPGLVFLGSLMALYGVSQALMQHDGKRLLAYHTFSQLGFMVAALGTGTDLGRAAALFHLVAHGLFKGLLFMGAGSLEKVYGTRDLGLLGRAARDLPLLFALFIVGATAIAGFPGTSGYASKVLMKASLYPYPKAIWALQLAGIGTTLSFCKFCYYGFIRPARPTRPGSQPVGVLKPYHLIAMAAMALATLFFGLFPHLMPFFPQGFGALWTERGLLGGSIPIIAGVGVFSFFPGLFCPREGHVPDVEDLMSPASRLLSWPLGFLRQLHTGKLRFYIALLTACLLSAFGALWV, via the coding sequence ATGATATTTCGTTACGACACGATCTCCCTCACTATGGTTTTTCTGGCTATATTCATGACGATCTGTGCCATGGTGTACAGAGGAGACCGCTCCCCTGTGAGATCCGCTCCTCTTTGGACCTTCTGTCTCTTCGCCTGCCTCGCCTGTCTGGCCTCGAACTGGCTGGTGTTCACCGTCTTTTTGGAGCTATCCTCCCTCGCTTTGGCTTTCTCCGTAGGGGAGAAGGACAGGCCCACCGCCCGGTTCTACCTCTATACCCAGATAGCCGGAGGTTCTTTGCTCCTCATGGCCACCGCTATGGCCTCCCTTTCCGGCCTGCCTGCCGTAGGCCCTGTGCCGGGAAGGGCCTTGCCCTTTTTCCTCTTAGGGCTTGGGGTCAAAGCCGCTTTTCCCGGTCTTCACTTCTGGCTACCTAGAACCCACAGTCAGGCTCCGACGGAAGCCAGTGCCCTGCTATCGGGCTACTCGGTGAAAATAGGCATATACGGCCTAATTCGCCTCATAGACGGTCCTTCCCCGGGACTGGTCTTTTTGGGGTCCTTAATGGCGCTTTACGGGGTTTCTCAGGCCCTTATGCAACACGACGGGAAGCGATTGCTGGCCTATCACACCTTTAGCCAGCTGGGCTTTATGGTCGCCGCTCTAGGCACCGGTACCGATCTAGGGAGAGCGGCCGCCCTTTTTCACCTCGTCGCCCACGGTCTATTTAAAGGACTTCTGTTTATGGGCGCCGGTAGCCTGGAAAAGGTCTACGGCACCAGGGATCTCGGTCTCCTAGGCCGAGCGGCCAGGGACCTTCCCCTGCTTTTTGCCCTGTTTATCGTCGGAGCTACGGCGATAGCCGGATTTCCCGGTACAAGCGGCTATGCCTCCAAGGTCCTTATGAAAGCCTCCCTTTACCCCTACCCTAAAGCTATATGGGCTCTCCAGCTCGCCGGAATAGGTACAACCCTGTCTTTTTGTAAGTTCTGCTATTACGGCTTTATTCGCCCAGCCAGACCGACCAGGCCTGGGAGCCAGCCTGTGGGGGTTTTGAAGCCTTATCACTTGATCGCGATGGCCGCTATGGCTCTGGCTACGCTGTTTTTCGGCCTATTTCCCCATCTGATGCCCTTCTTTCCTCAGGGATTTGGAGCTCTATGGACGGAGAGGGGGCTGTTAGGAGGATCTATACCGATTATCGCTGGAGTAGGGGTCTTCTCCTTCTTTCCCGGTCTCTTCTGTCCCAGAGAGGGCCATGTGCCTGATGTAGAGGACCTTATGTCCCCTGCCTCCAGGCTACTTTCGTGGCCTCTCGGGTTTTTGCGTCAGCTACACACAGGAAAGCTCAGGTTTTATATCGCCCTGCTGACCGCCTGTCTCCTCTCCGCCTTCGGAGCTCTGTGGGTCTAA
- a CDS encoding complex I subunit 5 family protein, translating into MFSVFICLSAFTEDWLLFVVFMELSSFALVLIVGEKDWRAGRFYLYTQLTGGGLLMVGIALGSGQGFSIPMGPVPESVYPFFLLGLGIKAALPGLHFWLPGTYSGAPAEVGALSSCCAVKMGLYGFFRIVQSASPVLMGLGAFMAVFGAIMGPLQRESKRLLAYSTLSQVGFVVAAISTGTELGRFAAMAHIVSHGLAKGLLFFSAGGLEKIWGTDDLGLTGRTVERHRWMFFLFLLGALSMVGFPLTAGGWSKGLVKQSLEGYGPVLMALTISGVGTSISLCKMAYYGFLSPFSSQKGLHTEGSLACYVGYSMALVCLVLLLVGAIPPWGVIDYSVQSALPALLGLTIFTLIPVPFRPGKRPKDMEDLFPFFQELAFGFALKLRKRHSGSLVVYLFVLVSMALAVISAIHFCR; encoded by the coding sequence ATGTTCTCCGTTTTTATCTGTCTATCCGCCTTTACTGAGGACTGGCTTTTGTTCGTGGTCTTTATGGAGCTATCCTCCTTTGCTCTGGTTTTGATCGTAGGGGAGAAGGATTGGAGGGCCGGGAGATTCTACCTCTACACCCAGTTGACAGGAGGAGGGCTCCTTATGGTAGGTATCGCCCTCGGATCCGGACAGGGTTTTTCAATCCCTATGGGCCCCGTCCCTGAGTCTGTTTACCCCTTTTTTCTCCTTGGGCTAGGTATAAAAGCGGCCCTACCTGGCCTTCATTTCTGGCTTCCCGGAACTTACAGCGGAGCCCCTGCGGAGGTAGGCGCTCTTTCCTCCTGCTGTGCGGTAAAGATGGGGCTATACGGGTTTTTCCGTATAGTACAGTCCGCCTCTCCTGTCCTTATGGGGCTAGGGGCTTTTATGGCGGTTTTTGGGGCTATCATGGGCCCCTTGCAGAGGGAATCCAAGAGGCTTCTGGCCTACAGCACATTGAGCCAGGTTGGCTTTGTAGTAGCCGCTATCTCCACAGGGACCGAGCTAGGCAGGTTCGCCGCTATGGCCCATATCGTCTCCCACGGCCTGGCGAAAGGGCTTCTTTTTTTCTCCGCTGGAGGTTTGGAAAAAATATGGGGCACCGACGATTTAGGGCTGACCGGAAGGACGGTGGAGAGGCATCGGTGGATGTTTTTCCTTTTTCTCTTGGGAGCTCTGTCGATGGTCGGATTCCCTCTTACCGCCGGAGGATGGAGCAAGGGGCTTGTAAAACAGTCCCTAGAGGGATATGGACCGGTGCTTATGGCCCTTACCATTTCCGGTGTCGGGACCTCTATTTCTCTTTGTAAAATGGCATATTACGGTTTTTTAAGCCCTTTCTCGAGTCAGAAAGGGCTCCATACCGAAGGGAGTTTGGCCTGTTACGTAGGTTACTCCATGGCCCTTGTCTGTCTTGTCCTGCTGCTTGTGGGGGCTATTCCACCTTGGGGTGTTATAGATTACTCTGTGCAGTCCGCCCTGCCCGCCTTATTGGGGCTTACGATCTTTACCTTGATTCCGGTGCCCTTCAGGCCTGGAAAAAGGCCTAAAGACATGGAGGATCTCTTTCCTTTTTTTCAAGAGCTTGCTTTTGGCTTTGCGCTAAAGTTGAGAAAAAGGCACTCAGGAAGCCTCGTCGTCTATCTCTTCGTTTTGGTATCGATGGCCCTGGCGGTGATAAGCGCAATTCATTTTTGTCGCTAA
- a CDS encoding proton-conducting transporter membrane subunit has translation MNPVLAIIAPLSVGFFVPLLHLSKRKTVGPAIIGSALVCSLISLTVALSGWSGVSVTLGGWGPELGISLVVDRLSGIFLILAAVGVPISLACSMESFGFSPWRFYVLFFLNWGAVNGIILTGDLFNMFVFFEIFSVAAYLLVSYPPRSWQAMEASFKYLIFGTVGAMFLLMGIAYTFMATGQLNMAVLSQLIGSVPPVTLSVIGGCLVVGLFVKSGTAPTHFWLPDAHSSAHTPVSALLSGVLVKASVYALIRISSLLFFPVIGEVFSVILFFGTLSLILGHLMAFQQEDIKRLLAYSTVAQIGTILIGVGCGSALGISAAVYHSFNHMTAKMGLFLVAGVLAEDRASRDISHMRGLWAHRPLFVAAFALFAVSLAGIPPFSGFMSKWFLLLASTRDGHILPALAIVAGTVVSTAYYLKVLRAFFSPSETPVPHHRPRPVSGGLIALLSVLCVLLALVPLIPGARDVLFSIGESALDGEAYRTVVFGE, from the coding sequence ATGAACCCTGTCCTGGCTATAATAGCCCCTCTTTCTGTGGGTTTTTTTGTCCCTCTCCTTCACCTGTCCAAAAGGAAAACCGTTGGTCCTGCGATTATCGGTTCCGCTTTAGTCTGTTCCCTTATATCTCTCACCGTGGCCCTCTCCGGCTGGAGTGGCGTCTCCGTCACATTAGGAGGCTGGGGCCCGGAGCTCGGCATCTCCCTGGTGGTAGACCGACTCTCAGGGATCTTTCTCATTCTGGCAGCGGTAGGGGTTCCTATCTCTCTGGCATGCTCTATGGAGTCCTTTGGCTTTTCCCCTTGGAGATTTTACGTGCTTTTCTTTCTCAATTGGGGGGCGGTGAACGGCATAATCCTCACCGGGGACCTGTTCAATATGTTCGTGTTTTTCGAGATATTCTCCGTAGCGGCCTACCTTCTGGTCTCCTATCCTCCCAGGTCATGGCAGGCGATGGAGGCGAGCTTTAAGTACCTCATATTCGGTACTGTAGGGGCTATGTTCCTCCTTATGGGCATAGCCTATACTTTCATGGCCACAGGACAGCTCAATATGGCTGTATTATCTCAGCTCATAGGTTCTGTTCCCCCTGTAACTCTGTCGGTCATAGGAGGTTGTCTGGTGGTCGGGCTTTTCGTCAAGAGCGGAACCGCCCCGACCCACTTCTGGTTGCCTGACGCCCACTCTTCAGCCCATACTCCCGTCAGTGCCCTGCTCTCCGGCGTGTTGGTGAAGGCGTCGGTCTACGCCCTGATAAGGATATCCTCTTTGCTGTTTTTCCCCGTTATCGGGGAGGTCTTTTCGGTAATCCTCTTCTTTGGAACTTTGTCCTTAATCCTCGGACACCTTATGGCTTTCCAACAGGAGGACATAAAGAGGCTTCTGGCCTACTCCACAGTGGCTCAGATAGGAACTATCCTCATCGGAGTAGGGTGTGGCTCCGCCTTAGGCATATCCGCTGCGGTGTATCACAGCTTTAACCACATGACCGCTAAAATGGGGTTGTTCCTCGTCGCCGGAGTCTTAGCGGAGGACCGGGCCAGCAGGGATATCTCCCACATGAGAGGGCTATGGGCCCACAGGCCCCTTTTCGTAGCGGCTTTCGCCCTTTTTGCCGTCTCTCTGGCGGGCATTCCTCCCTTCAGCGGTTTTATGAGCAAGTGGTTTTTACTTCTCGCGTCGACGAGAGATGGCCATATCCTCCCGGCTCTGGCTATAGTGGCTGGAACGGTGGTGTCCACGGCATATTACCTCAAGGTGCTGAGGGCGTTTTTCTCCCCCTCTGAGACCCCCGTCCCTCACCATAGGCCCAGGCCTGTTTCCGGTGGGCTTATAGCTCTGCTGTCGGTTCTCTGCGTTCTGCTGGCACTGGTGCCTCTTATCCCTGGGGCCAGAGATGTCCTGTTTTCCATAGGAGAATCGGCACTGGACGGAGAGGCTTATCGAACCGTAGTTTTCGGCGAGTAG